Within Deltaproteobacteria bacterium, the genomic segment TATTTCCTCCATTGGGCTGGCCGATTTACTTACCGGAGAGTCAACCTATCTTCCTTTGCTGAATCCCCAGAGGACTGCAGAGATGGCCAGAAAATATCCCGGACTGATTCTGGGCATAAAAGTTCGCCAACAGAAGGAGACTGTAGGAAACAATGGCTTAGAACCACTCAGGCTGGCAAAGCAGGCTGCGTCCCTTGCCGGCGGTCTCCCCACCATGGTTCATGTAACGAACCCGCCGGCTCCATTAAGCGAAATCCTCGATTTGTTAGAACCGGGGGACATCGTCACTCATTTTCTACACGGCCGGGGGATGGGCATTCTGAATGGTGATAAACGGGTTTCCGCTTCTGCCCGGGAGGCTAAGCAGAGAGGCATCATCTTTGATGTGGGAC encodes:
- a CDS encoding amidohydrolase/deacetylase family metallohydrolase; translation: MKYDLLLKGGKIVDKASIIDRSMDIGVTGGIIAEVMPDLNPLEARQVVDVSGFIVAPGLIDFHAHAFLEARELGLETDATCLSSGVTTLVDGGSSGAATFEGFKEFLIDRAATRILAFLHISSIGLADLLTGESTYLPLLNPQRTAEMARKYPGLILGIKVRQQKETVGNNGLEPLRLAKQAASLAGGLPTMVHVTNPPAPLSEILDLLEPGDIVTHFLHGRGMGILNGDKRVSASAREAKQRGIIFDVG